In the Hirundo rustica isolate bHirRus1 chromosome 2, bHirRus1.pri.v3, whole genome shotgun sequence genome, CCATTCTCTGTTAGAAAGGATGGAAGATTACCCACGGGAAGATTTCCCTAAAAAAGttttccaggagctggaatATGAAGCTTTTACACTTCTCTCTAATTTTGTTTGCTAGACACACATCTGTACTGCAGAGCAGCTATTTGCTGATTTGTCAGAGCTACAGAACTCTTCTGCTGAATTACTGTGGCAAACATTTATGTGTAAGAATTGAGTTGCTCTTTTGACCGAGACTGGATATCCTGAAGCTCCTGCTCTTCTTTTGCTTTGATATCTTGGTAGGCCTGCATTTTGCTTGCATCCTTTAAGTAGGCCCAGTTAGAAGACAGTATCATGAGGAAGTGGATCTGGAAGAGAAGGGTGAGCATGATGGCGAGTGAGCATGTCAAGAGGCAAAGCAAGCTGCTAGTCAGATTAATAGACGCTCTTTAAAATAACGACCAAAAAACAAATAGTTATTCTACGTTAATAAGCATTCTGTTATTAAAACAAGCACAGAGGCTATTTTTTCAAAGACCTCTAGAATTTGGCATGCTATAATAATTCAGTTGGTTATTCACAATTCAGAGAAAGTTAGTACAACAATATTAAAATGAGCTACAGAGTTGTACGGGCCAATTAAAATGCAGAATGGGGGGGAAGCAGGAAAACAGTTTTGTACGTGGCAATATACGGAATCTGTAAACTACGAGGTGCTCAGAAGAACTGCTCTCTAAGGTCGTGGTGTTTATGCATATCCAAGCCCAGAGCCCGGCAGGTCTTTTCCCCCAACAAGCAGATGAGAATTCCACCCTccccctggaaaaaaaacctgaaaccgTGAACCGTTTTATTTACGCAAACAAGGCTACATTAACACATCCAAAAATTAAACATCAAAACATGAGTCCAAAACTAAGCAAAAGCATGCAATCTCTGGGTTAAGAAGTCTTAATCCTGTATTTTTATAGCTACATTTTAAACTTCCGTTGTCCAACCTCAGGTGAACagttttatattgtatttagCAAACggttctctttttaaaattattatgtgtttgtttttctagttTGTTCATTCGTCTCTTGCCAACTTCTTTTGCCCATACTTCATGCAAAAACATCTACATCTGAAAACATTGATTCACTTCTCCTTTGTTCCCCCCCAACCCTGTAAAAAGGTCCCTGTGATCTATGCATGGTTTTGCTTCCTGTGCAGTCATACTTACATTTTTGAGATCTGGCTACTGAGAAATCAGTTACTAAAGTGCAGCCATACAAAAGCAGAAGCTGTTTATATGCTGTTTCTTACTAGTTCAGGGTCCAAAAGAAAGAATGTGATTGTTTTACGCAGAGCTAAGACACGGATTTATTTTCTTAGAGAAAGAGTATCATTTGGCACTTAGTTAAGAGTAAGAGAAAATAATTGATTTCATCATCCATGGAATCACttagaaatacaaagaaattaattcgTAATACCCAGGCTTCTGATCTCTGCCAACACAGACTGGCACTgctttactatttttttctttcacgcCATATATATTTTGCATGCTTGGGGGTATTTGTATTTGGTGTTCATGGCGAAGAATAAATTAATGCATCTGACCCTGAACCGTTCCAGTATTTGTTTGAGATGACTGTTAGAAATCAAGCAGAGAGCTGAAATTAAAACATCCCCTTTCCAGAAGGATGCTTTATAAACACTCCTACAGTAACTGAATCCTCTCAACATGAAAAAATAGCCAGATCTCATCCACATCATAGTTCATATACAAGAAGTCATTTCATTAATCTGATAAGCTGAACGATGCTTACTGAAGCTATTTACAATTACTGTAACAAAATTCAGAAAGCTAGACTTTTAGTCTAGGGTGTCAGTGGTATTTCAAGCTACGCAATGCAGCTTTTTACTGGGCTTATACAATTTAGAATTTAGTGCAGCAATCTTCCCGACTCTTAAACTTCAAAACAGCATAGTTATATGTAGTAGCCATCATGTAGATCAGCTGGTGGAAGAGAACAAAATACAGGAGAGTAAGATACAACAAGGTGACGGCTCAAGCCCACTTGGGCAACTCTCGATACTTTCATAACAGATGTTACTCTGAGCTCCTTCCAGGGTGAAGATGCAAATAAATAACCTGCCATTTCTCTGGGGAGGATAACCCAGTACAATCCCTAAGGCCACCTTGTCAGCCTGTCAGTTGTGAGTATTACACCAGGGCTTGGCTGGCACAGGGTTAGAAGCTGGCCACTAAAGGAAGCGTTAGACATAGGAGCAAATCATCTTGTTAACGTCCCTTTTCCCCGCCGCTACCTGGAatgggcactgcagggctggagcagtcAATCTGCCTGGCTCCAGGCAAAGGAAACCAAGAGGTTACAAGCAGCTGATCAAATAAactacaaaaatgaaaataaatagtggaaataaaagcagaaatagtgGATGGAAGTAGGATTTTGAAAGGacatgcaaataatttttccctAAGTATGGGGGAGGCGGGTTAAAATGACTTCCTAAAGCAAAAGTTGGGGACCTGCTGACTTGTGATGACCAAACATAGCAGCAAATAATGGTGATTACAGCTCACCCTCCTTTGTGTCTAGTatcattacttttaaaatatataaaattttaatcttAAAGCATCTTAAGcctaaaattaacatttttaattattaaacaacaaaaaatactaCCCACCAATGCTATGACAGTggcaccagctccagcacaaGCCACAATGAACAGGTGATAAGACATGTAgaactagaggaaaaaaaacatgttcAAAACATTGAAGTAATTCATTAGGAACAgtataaaatgcatttcaagTGTTCTAGAGAATAAGGGTAATAAAGCATGGTAGCAAagctttagaaaataaaaatgttgtgaaaataattttctttctttcttggatGATGTAACAATTACTTCAGTGTTACAGTTAAAGCAATCTCTTTATCCTATTAGCATGAGTTCTCTCCAAAAACTTTCATCAAGTATTTATTACACGGTGCCCAAGTGACTTGTAAGCCAAAGCTGCACACAGATTACATTTCTGTACCTCATTCGTGTTGCAGATGTTCTCTAAAATGGGGCCACAGGCTTTGCCAGGTACAGCATTCCAAGGGATGATACCTGAAATaccacagaaaagaaaccacTAATTTTAGCAATCAACACACACTTTCTATTCCTCTCATCTTTATGACCCACTTGCCCGTTGAGTTCCCATTCTGGGCATCTGTGCATTGACCAGTACAGCTTGGAGTTGGCATCAGGAATTCAAACAACTCCCTCAGGTTATGCTTTCTCCTCACACTGAGGGCTGCTGCTAGGGCGTGTTCTCAGATGTGGTTTTCCCATCTGGCAGCCAAAcagttgggttgggtttttgcACTTTGGGTCCAGTTGCACACTGCCTACTTCCCCACTCAGCAGAGAAGAGAGCATCTGCATCTCAGAGGTACTTGGCACCTTTCAGGGTAGCACTTACTAGATGAGGTTCTACTTGAACAAGAAACTACTGTGGAAGGGTGTGAATATAGAGCTAGAGGGAAGaattacaggattttttttctggtttagttccaataggtaaaaaaaaatcaagtgaaCACTGCTACAATAAAGTTCAGTCTGCTGCACCTCATATACTCCCAATTACTTTTCTTACATGATTGAAAGGCTGAAAAGCCAACAGAATCTTGGggacttaaaataaaaaacttttaGGCCTGTAATAGATGCAAAGCTTAAGCAAAACCTATTTGAATTAAGACAAACCCAGTTTGTTTCCCCATACAACTTTGCATTTCAACCCAGCTGGCTGGAATTAGCAAGTGGTAGGTCATTGAAATTATCTCAGGATGGGATGGCTTTCAAAGGGATTTTGTAGGATTCTCTTCCAAGTCAGCTTCTTCTCTGCAACTGCTACATAAAATTCCAGCCTTTTAGCTACTGCTTCCACCCAAAAAAAGTGAGGAAAGTTCATGAGAGGTTGTCTGTTAGGGAGCTGCTCTCTCCCATCACGCACTGAAAACGCAATTGGTTTTACTGATCATACAGCCCTATACAGCACTAATTGAGCTGCAAACAAGGAGAAGCAGGAAGGTGGAAGAGCACATCTCCCTGCACTCCTGGGCTTTGCTGCTGAAGAAGATGTCTTCCCAGCCTCTTGCTGTGAGCTGCTAAAATAGAATGTACATGTTTAACTGATTTGAagacttgcttttaaaattagtgTATCTTTTCTTCAACTGCACTTACCTGGACAGGAGGGCAAAGCCAATCTTTCTTACTTTTTCAACTTTGAATCCATTTTCTCAGCTTTGAATGACTTAgtccaaagaaagaaacattccTAGAAAATGCTAGCTAGAATGAAGCCAGAAGTAATGGTGACGAAAGATCTTCTGCACAAGGGAAGCTGAAAAGATTAACTTCAGGAAAAACTCACCTTAAGAAATGAAAAGCCTGACCTTATTTTAAGTTAttgccccagctccctcataTTTCTGTGTGTCATCAGAAAGCAGTATTAATTCATTATTAGTTATGGCAGACTTTTAATTGTAGATTTTCAAGTTTATAACTGAAAGTAATTGTCAGAGCAACATTCAGGCATTTACTTCATCtttaaatgtaaaacatttttctgaaagaataGAATATATGCATATGGGTTCAAACCCCACAATCTGGTTATCTGTTTCTCAGCACTGTTTCCAAGCAGTTTACTTTGAGGCTGATCTATTTTCAAACCTAATATTACAGTATTGGAAACCACTACAAAATCATTTCAGATAAGTGACTTGTCAGTTCAGTTAAATTGATTGCATCTGGAAATAGATCAGTGTAATGTGAATTAATTAGAAAAGTAATAGCACATTCAGAGATAGGAGATGCTTTTGCATTTGGTTCATCTGCTAAGGCTGAGAGAAAACTACAGAAGAGAATGGATAAAGCATTTAATCAGGATTAAAACAGTACCGTATTGCCTGATGTCCACGCAGATCTGGTCCCCTGGAACTGTCACATTTGTCTGAAAAGATTTGATGACTTCACAAGTTGACCATATGTTATAGAACATAAAGACAGGCACAGCAGAGAAGCCGAAGACCCCGAGCCAGGCCACTCCGAGCACATAGGTGAGGAAAACAAACTGGgcagagaaaacacaaacactttGTGTTTATTCTTTGAAAAGACTGCCTaagttttccttaaaaatgcttcaaaataatCTTAAGCATACTTTCAGAATTCAAGTAAGAAACCATTTGATTTTCAAGCACAAAATCATATTCTCATTGCTTAAAAATACTTTGGTAGTTTAAGTGCTACAGAGAAAGTAATTcagacatttcctttttcatcagCCTGCTTGAGTAAACAGATTGCCCTCATGAAAGAGCAGCCCATTGATTTCTCAAGATTCTCAACTAAGCAGGGATGCTGGTTGTTGGCTAAAACCAATAAATTCCAACAAAAATCaatttaagggtttttttaaaattaactgtaACATACTAGCATTTCTATACAACTGGCAAATCAAAACCACACAGTGAATCAATGCTCACAGAGCTCCCCCACGCTCCCTGATGTATTGAAATCAATTTGGACTGTAACATTTGAAAATACCTATTTTTGCAAACATACCATGACTGTTAACAGCAGATCAGAAGGATTCAATTGGTCTAATACACACTgccaagcagaaaataaattacttcacCCTAGAGAATCATGATTTACTAAAATTtgctggtttgggtttgctctttaaaaaaaaaaaaaaaaaaaaaaaaattacatgcatTTTCTTTGGTTAGATTAAAAGATGTGGCACTGATTGCTTTGAAAATCTCCAGCTTCCTCCTTCCACTAagccccttcccttttccctcctcttctaAGTGTTATGgtgaaacagcagctctgccatcaGTTCCTGGCTCCCTCCTGGTGAGAGCAGGATTTGGATCCCacttggaaggtgggggaatGCTGTTACATCTCCTGAGCTCTCTTTTCACCGTTGGCTGTGGCTGTTCTCTCCTAGCTGTGGGTGGAGTGGAAAGGCTTTTCTTTCAGTGAAGCACTGGTGCCCTGCAATGAAAATCTGTGTGCCAGAGGACAACAGCAAGGGTGGGAAAGGCTCTCAGGGAGATTCTCAGGAAGGATTCTCAGCCTGACCCAGAACCAAGGGACTGAACTAACGCTGCAGTGGTGGAAGCTTGCATCCCCACAGGTTTTTTTCGGAGTAACCCTGAAAGTGTTAGAGCAAAAGCTGAACAATAGCTAGGTTTAAGTCAAGGGAGGTGGTGTGTGGGGAGGTGGAAGTTCTTGCAAAACTACGGCCCATAAAACCCCAGCTAGACTTTAATTTATGGACAACTCAACTGGAATGCTCTATTTCATATTAGATAGCAGCATATACCAGACCTGTAAGTTTTGTGTGAGAATTGAAAATCCTCTCTTTAGATTTTGGGAAGGACCAAGTGGACCAGGTTAAAGGATTTCTGTAGATACActagaaataaaacatgagTTTGCCtcatgtgtatgtgtatgtggAAGTGTGCGTGAGAGGAAATGCACAAAGCCTTTAAATCCTAAAATAGCCAGGAAAAAATACACTCACTCTCACATTTAATGTGATAACTGTGGGAAATGGCTATTCTGCATTACCAGAgccaacaaaaataatttagggaAGATGGAAGTCGGTCTTCTGTAACAACCTTATGCATGATGGGACTGCCTTTCAGGACTCAGTAATGTAATGAAAGAAGAAGTAGAGGAGCTCTTGATCAAAGTGGCAAAAGGTCACTGTATGTCCAAAAGCCAGTTGCCTGTacccagctgcagccactggTCTGTTAAACATTTTAGCTCCTCACAAACCTTGTTCTAGCCCTAAGGTTTTACAAAGCAGCATACAGGCACTTTTCCTGTCACCACCAAACATTAATGCAGCTTACCAGAGCTCCAAGTCATTCCTCAGTTGGTAAATTCTCTCCTTCACTGTGTGGACAAATGCAGACAAACATGAAAACACGTTTTTCTGCCGTATTTCCATGTGTCACACTGGTATTTGTATAAGCAGCTGACAATCTCAACTGCACAAGCAATTGTCTGCACTGATGACATGCAGGATGTGTATGTTTCTACTTTATTTTGGATCTTTTGAAAGCACTGCTTTAGATCTAACTTTTCTCCTTGGTGAAGACCAGACTTGCTAGGAAAAAACTGATCAAATAGCTGCTTAACTGGAAAATTATCAGATGCCTTATTTTTATTAGCTCCTGAAAAATTCAGTAAGTACCCAACAGCACAGTGGAAAATTGCTAAGTCTCATGAAAATAAACATGCATCTCTTTTGTATTTAACCAGCTGAAAGTACATATTTTTTAAGTTCAGGATATAGACTGTATATTAAAATGCAACAATCACATCAAAAGCCTCTTCTCTTTTCACCCACACTTTCCCGTGGGCGATCTGTCATACTGCTTAGCTTCCTCCATAACTACGAGCTTTGAATTCAGATTTTCAGTAATAGCTTTGAAATCTTCTCTCAGAAACATAGTTATGGCTGTTCTTGCAGAGTGTGCCCTTGGGGACAACGTGGGTGAGAatctgaagttttatttttagttaaacTTTGCTTACGATTTTGTTCTAGTACAGATGTATACTGAAGAGAATATGGTTGGTAACTTTGGGGCTTTAAGTGCTTGGGCTTTGCAGAAAAGCCTCGCTATTCTATCTGTCTGCCTTTTGCCATCTGCAAATCAATACTTGATTCAAGTGCAAAGATGTTGAGAAGTTTCATTCATTCATTACTGTTTGTTGAAGGATCCAGACACTCAAGCACAATTGACTATGGAAGTCAGAGCCATTACAGTTTGATATTTAAATAGCTCTGCAAACCACAGCCATTTTACAGTCTGCCTTTAAGCATCACTCAAGTGTCCCATGTTTAAAAGCACAAATTTCATTTTGGCTCATATTAAGTGTTTTAAAAGTAGCACTCTCCTCAATTTAGTTTAGATGGGTTCAGACAGAGGAGGCCATGGCAGCCCCCACCCAGCCCATCTGCAGTATTTTGATTTAACCAAGCACCCTTGAAGTTCAAAGAAGAACCAAGATGTGGTTGGACCCTGATCACCCACAAGGAGTTGAACAAAGAAGGCAGCGATACTCTGTTATTCAAAACCCTGGATTCAAACTGAGCCAGGCTTTAGCCAGCAAAGACTGCTGTTCCCATTTCTGATGCCACTCACCATTCCACTGATGCAGCGGCCACAGGCTGTTGTTTTGAACTCTCCATGCAGCTCCTTCACAGCACTTGTTGTATAAAAACCTTCCGCCAAAAGGATTATTCCatataagaagaaaaatgatgCAATGCCATAAATTACATACTGCATTAGCTGtattctaaaatggaaaagaaagaaattatataatTAGATTTCAGTCCTATAAAAACAAAGTCAGTCCTCTCAAATTATAATAAATGAAAGACAACTCCTAGAAACAAAGTTCAAGGCTCCTTAGCATTTTAAGCAAGCAGCCTGCAGGGAAACAGTTACAATTGTGCCCCTTCCCAGGTAAGCAGTCCTGATGTGCATTAGTCCTGCACCCACTGGTGCTGCAGTCCTTGCGCTGACTGGTGTCAGTCACCGTGTGAAAGCTGCAATGTCTCACCTCTtggaggttttctttttcctcttcctgctcctgacACCTAACTTGGGAACGGCTGACAGGAACAATGCAGGGCTTTGAAGTGGCAAAGCCTGGAGCAGAACCCCTGACTGAACTACCAGGCTCCGTGGTCACTCCTTTGGCTTAGGGAAAGGAAGCAGTCCCTGAAATTCACCATTTCCATCTGTGAAAGCCAATTAACTTAAGTTTGcaaaaaattctgaattcaGCGATATTTGTCTGATACGAAATTCAGCAAAGATGCGGTGACTTCTcctgaggctgctctgcagcctggaagGGTAGTTCCAAGTGAGCTGGTAGTTTCAGTGCTTTAAGTTCACAGCAGTGTTGAGCGCATCaaaatgggggttttttttgttttttttttaaatggaagagTTATTTAGGAAATGCTTCCATTTTGGGTACTCTGGAACCACTCAGAGGAAGATCATCTCAGGGCACATATAAGCACTTCCCTCAGATGTTATTTGAGAAAGTTCTTGATTTCTTAAAAAGCTACTATCTGCAATGACACtcttaacagtatttttccttcagctaGAACAGGTAgatgaaaagaataatttctaagTATTATCAATCAGATTCTGTATCCAAAGATAATTGTTCTGGAGGACCAGAATGCCAGATCTTCCATACAACACTTCTGGTCTTCAAAAGTCATATTTTGTTATTAGCACAATTTTCCTGGAACTTCTTAAAAGGAATTTGATTGTTGTGGTGGTTGTTTTGGATGGAGCTATTCACAGAACCAAGAGGTTAATTTTAAACACCCACACTACCAGTTTTCTGAGGATAAATATGCTTTGctcaagatattttttttctgattcttgcCACTCTCCACTAAGTAGCTGCTGGCATAGCTCTACAAAGAGCATCTGAATGTTTTAGCTTAAAACAAATTGATAACTAGGATTCATATAGCTAAATGGTACCCTTGTATCAAAATAGGATATTgctcatttaaaattttatgtgGAAAGTGTTATCTTTGTTTTCcaaactgattaaaaataacTGGATAAATCTGTTGTACCTGTGCTGTAAAGAACAAAAACGAACAGAAAAGCAAACTCAGGTTTTGAGAGAGtatagaagaaataatttcactaTCATTAATAGTCCAGGAGAGACTCAATGCATACTACCAGAATTTAGTAATAGGAAAACTGgttaaaaaaaagtctgttcCAAAGGGTGTCTTACtagtgtatttttctttttttttttttctttttatgttgcTGTAGTCTTAAATTTGCCCCTTTCTAACACCTCCTTTGCCACCCCCTTGgctccacagagcagagccctgagctgcttTGCTAGGAATTATGcacttccccagctgctggtgctgacaTGACAAGAAACATTGTCAACAACTCTCCTAAACATAAAACTTGCTGCCTGTGACTGCTGCTTTTGCAATTTCTTCTATTTTGCTGAAATGGAGACTGATGCAAGCACAGGGTGTTTTGTTACCCAGTTGCTGAAGAACAGCTGCTTACATTTTCTCACTAAATGTTGTGTCTAACTGCAGGACTCTGGTGGCTCatgccctggagctggggacacGCTGCTGGCCACAGCCAGGGACTGagtgtgggcagtgctggaaggggagagcagctccagagcaggtCAGGGTACAGAGGCTCCTGTGGACAGGGGAAGCCCTGAAATGGTGCTGTGGGACCAGCACCAGTGCTCAGAGAGCATGCAGCAAACCGGCAGCTCTATGCCTGTAAGCATATACAGGGAGTCAGTGACAACAGaaactaagaaaataagaattaagTGTGCTGCATAGGGCCCTGATACCAGAGTCTTCTAACATCACGTGTCTGGCTTGCTGCCCCTGCACTCCTGTGTGTGCCAATGCCCACGGTGCTCATCACAGGGGCCCCTCGTCACAGCCACGCACGGCCGGGCTGGCTGCCGGACACGGGACCCGAGGCAGCGCTCCAGGCCTTCCTCTGGCCTCCCAGAGAAGCCTTGGGAACATAAAGGACCCAAATATTTCACCAGTGGTCATGTCCAAAGGCTACATTTGCAGATCTTTCcagtttcttctctctttttttgtcatATACCAGTCCAGCTTCTTCTGAAGAGGGATGGACAGAACCATGCTTCCCTGTTATTCctgatgtcccttccaactttgTGTCATCAACAAAAACTAAATCtactcttaaaataaaattgttacCCCTTGTTCTGTTACAACAGGCCTGGTACAAGTCACTCTTCAGCTCTCTTGCAGGTCCCTTTAGGTGTTGGAAGGCTGCTGTGaagtctccccagagccttctcttctccaggctaaacagccctgactctctcagcctgtcttcaaaGAAGAAGtctccagccctctgattatCTTGGCAGCCTCCTTTGGAgtcactccaacaggtccatgtccttcctgtgttgAGCACACCCAGacctggatgcagcactccaggtggggtctcaccagacCAGAGGGGCAGAAAcacctccctcaccctgctggtcACACTGCTTTGGATACAGCCCAGGATATAACTGACATCCTGGGCTGCGAGTGCACATTTCCAACTCAtgttcagtttttcttccaccagcacccccaagtccttcttggCAGGGCTGTTCTCAATCCCTTCATCTGTCAGCATGTACTGATAGTGGGCATTGCCCTGACCCatgtgcagcaccttgcacttgccCCTGGTGAACATCAGGAGGCTCACACAGTCCCACTCTTTCAAGGTCTCTCTGGGTGGCATCCTTCCTTTCAGGTAAGCAAAttgcaccactcagcttgggTGTCATCTGCAAAGCTTGGGGTGCACTCAATTCCACTGTCTGTGATACTGATGAAGATATTAACTAGTACTGGTCCCACTATAAACAGGCATACCAAGGTACACACTTGGTTCTTTGCATGTGAACACCAGTAAAGGACCGAGAGCTGTTACAAAAACAAGCAACCTAACGCTCAGGGGTGGAGACTGAGGTCTGACTCCATCTCTGCTCGTTTAGCATGAAGGTGTTATAGTGGATAATGGGAATGGGAAGCATACTTACACTTCACTCAGCAAAGCATGGTCACTGGCAGTCGTGGAGAAGTGCTGCTCGAGGATAGAC is a window encoding:
- the GPM6B gene encoding neuronal membrane glycoprotein M6-b isoform X7, producing MQYVIYGIASFFFLYGIILLAEGFYTTSAVKELHGEFKTTACGRCISGMFVFLTYVLGVAWLGVFGFSAVPVFMFYNIWSTCEVIKSFQTNVTVPGDQICVDIRQYGIIPWNAVPGKACGPILENICNTNEFYMSYHLFIVACAGAGATVIALIHFLMILSSNWAYLKDASKMQAYQDIKAKEEQELQDIQSRSKEQLNSYT
- the GPM6B gene encoding neuronal membrane glycoprotein M6-b isoform X2, which translates into the protein MKPAMETAAEENAEQSQEKKVITRPEMEIGRYHWMYRSSRPHRYHHVPALRGNISPLGIQGCFECCIKCLGGVPYASLVATILCFSGVALFCGCGHVALTGTVSILEQHFSTTASDHALLSEVIQLMQYVIYGIASFFFLYGIILLAEGFYTTSAVKELHGEFKTTACGRCISGMFVFLTYVLGVAWLGVFGFSAVPVFMFYNIWSTCEVIKSFQTNVTVPGDQICVDIRQYGIIPWNAVPGKACGPILENICNTNEFYMSYHLFIVACAGAGATVIALLIYMMATTYNYAVLKFKSREDCCTKF
- the GPM6B gene encoding neuronal membrane glycoprotein M6-b isoform X8; protein product: MQYVIYGIASFFFLYGIILLAEGFYTTSAVKELHGEFKTTACGRCISGMFVFLTYVLGVAWLGVFGFSAVPVFMFYNIWSTCEVIKSFQTNVTVPGDQICVDIRQYGIIPWNAVPGKACGPILENICNTNEFYMSYHLFIVACAGAGATVIALLIYMMATTYNYAVLKFKSREDCCTKF
- the GPM6B gene encoding neuronal membrane glycoprotein M6-b isoform X4, which translates into the protein MKPAMETAAEENAEQSQEKKGCFECCIKCLGGVPYASLVATILCFSGVALFCGCGHVALTGTVSILEQHFSTTASDHALLSEVIQLMQYVIYGIASFFFLYGIILLAEGFYTTSAVKELHGEFKTTACGRCISGMFVFLTYVLGVAWLGVFGFSAVPVFMFYNIWSTCEVIKSFQTNVTVPGDQICVDIRQYGIIPWNAVPGKACGPILENICNTNEFYMSYHLFIVACAGAGATVIALIHFLMILSSNWAYLKDASKMQAYQDIKAKEEQELQDIQSRSKEQLNSYT
- the GPM6B gene encoding neuronal membrane glycoprotein M6-b isoform X6; this encodes MKPAMETAAEENAEQSQEKKGCFECCIKCLGGVPYASLVATILCFSGVALFCGCGHVALTGTVSILEQHFSTTASDHALLSEVIQLMQYVIYGIASFFFLYGIILLAEGFYTTSAVKELHGEFKTTACGRCISGMFVFLTYVLGVAWLGVFGFSAVPVFMFYNIWSTCEVIKSFQTNVTVPGDQICVDIRQYGIIPWNAVPGKACGPILENICNTNEFYMSYHLFIVACAGAGATVIALLIYMMATTYNYAVLKFKSREDCCTKF
- the GPM6B gene encoding neuronal membrane glycoprotein M6-b isoform X1; translation: MKPAMETAAEENAEQSQEKKVITRPEMEIGRYHWMYRSSRPHRYHHVPALRGNISPLGIQGCFECCIKCLGGVPYASLVATILCFSGVALFCGCGHVALTGTVSILEQHFSTTASDHALLSEVIQLMQYVIYGIASFFFLYGIILLAEGFYTTSAVKELHGEFKTTACGRCISGMFVFLTYVLGVAWLGVFGFSAVPVFMFYNIWSTCEVIKSFQTNVTVPGDQICVDIRQYGIIPWNAVPGKACGPILENICNTNEFYMSYHLFIVACAGAGATVIALIHFLMILSSNWAYLKDASKMQAYQDIKAKEEQELQDIQSRSKEQLNSYT
- the GPM6B gene encoding neuronal membrane glycoprotein M6-b isoform X5 codes for the protein MGCFECCIKCLGGVPYASLVATILCFSGVALFCGCGHVALTGTVSILEQHFSTTASDHALLSEVIQLMQYVIYGIASFFFLYGIILLAEGFYTTSAVKELHGEFKTTACGRCISGMFVFLTYVLGVAWLGVFGFSAVPVFMFYNIWSTCEVIKSFQTNVTVPGDQICVDIRQYGIIPWNAVPGKACGPILENICNTNEFYMSYHLFIVACAGAGATVIALIHFLMILSSNWAYLKDASKMQAYQDIKAKEEQELQDIQSRSKEQLNSYT
- the GPM6B gene encoding neuronal membrane glycoprotein M6-b isoform X3 codes for the protein MKDPCFKEAYLKGDFGNRTGIHSFGCFECCIKCLGGVPYASLVATILCFSGVALFCGCGHVALTGTVSILEQHFSTTASDHALLSEVIQLMQYVIYGIASFFFLYGIILLAEGFYTTSAVKELHGEFKTTACGRCISGMFVFLTYVLGVAWLGVFGFSAVPVFMFYNIWSTCEVIKSFQTNVTVPGDQICVDIRQYGIIPWNAVPGKACGPILENICNTNEFYMSYHLFIVACAGAGATVIALIHFLMILSSNWAYLKDASKMQAYQDIKAKEEQELQDIQSRSKEQLNSYT